One Brassica oleracea var. oleracea cultivar TO1000 chromosome C7, BOL, whole genome shotgun sequence genomic window carries:
- the LOC106302094 gene encoding transcription factor bHLH34 → MYQSNEDDDDFFAALCFDQSNGGEDPYAFIQTEQGSLFPDFGSSSGVNLQPEQEQVCNNNIGDQFGSFSGNLPQVCSFTGENNGLAAFGGDSIGFGSSQLDLGTSYSGLLQQEPHQVCSFRGRNNDSVPRVETEQEQVCCGVVEINSSSSVGGVKEELEEECSRKRGRTGPCSKPGTKASREKKRREMLNDKFMDLSSFLEPTRTPKTDKPAIIDDAIRVVNQLRGEAHELKETNQKLLEEIKSLKAEKNELREEKLVLKADKEKMEQQLKSMTTVPSPGFLPSHPAAFHQNKMAVYASYGYYPNMPMMPYLLPPSQRDTSQDQQNCSFAA, encoded by the exons ATGTATCAATCAAACGAAGACGACGACGATTTCTTCGCTGCCCTTTGCTTCGATCAAAG CAATGGAGGTGAAGATCCTTACGCATTTATACAGACAGAACAGGGCAGCCTCTTTCCGGATTTCGGGTCATCATCTGGTGTGAATCTGCAGCCAGAGCAAGAACAAGTATGCAACAACAACATTGGAGATCAGTTCGGTTCTTTTAGTGGAAACCTTCCTCAAGTCTGTAGCTTTACTGGTGAAAACAACGGTTTAGCAGCTTTTGGTGGAGACTCCATTGGATTTGGATCATCACAATTGGATTTGGGGACATCTTATAGTGGACTTTTGCAGCAAGAGCCACATCAAGTCTGTAGCTTTAGAGGGAGAAACAACGATTCAGTGCCTCGTGTGGAGACGGAACAGGAGCAAGTTTGCTGCGGTGTAGTGGAAATCAATTCTTCATCATCTGTTGGAGGTGTTAAGGAAGAGTTGGAGGAAGAATGCTCAAGAAAGAG GGGACGAACTGGACCATGTAGCAAGCCAGGAACCAAAGCCTCTCGTGAGAAAAAGAGAAGGGAGATGCTAAATGACAA GTTCATGGATTTGAGCTCTTTTCTGGAACCTACAAGAACTCCAAAGACGGATAAACCAGCTATAATAGATGATGCAATCCGGGTCGTAAACCAGCTCAGAGGTGAAGCTCATGAGCTTAAAGAAACCAACCAGAAGCTTCTAGAAGAGATCAAGTCTCTCAAG GCGGAGAAGAATGAGCTAAGGGAAGAGAAGCTGGTGCTGAAGGCTGATAAAGAGAAGATGGAGCAACAGTTGAAATCTATGACAACGGTTCCATCACCTGGGTTCTTGCCTTCTCATCCAGCAGCTTTCCATCAAAACAAAATGGCCGTTTACGCGAGTTACGGTTACTATCCAAACATGCCAATGATGCCATACTTACTGCCACCCTCGCAGCGTGATACGTCTCAAGATCAGCAAAACTGCTCTTTTGCTGCTTGA